From a region of the Salminus brasiliensis chromosome 4, fSalBra1.hap2, whole genome shotgun sequence genome:
- the fgf8a gene encoding fibroblast growth factor 8 — translation MRLIPSRLSYLFLHLFAFCYYAQVTIQSPPNFTQHVNEQSRVTDRVSRRLIRTYQLYSRTSGKHVQVLANKKINAMAEDGDAHAKLIVETDTFGSRVRIKGAETGFYICMNRRGKLIGKSNGQGKDCIFTEIVLENNYTALQNVKYEGWYMAFTRKGRPRKGSKTRQHQREVHFMKRLPKGHHIAEHRPFDFINYPFNRRTKRTRYSGER, via the exons ATGAGACTCATCCCATCACGACTGAGTTATCT ATTTCTTCACCTATTTGCGTTTTGCTACTATGCTCAG GTAACCATTCAGTCCCCGCCTAATTTTACACAGCATGTGAATGAGCAAAGTAGGGTGACGGACCGGGTGAGCCGAAGGCTAATTCGGACCTACCAGCTTTACAGCAGAACCAGCGGCAAACATGTCCAAGTCCTGGCCAACAAAAAGATCAACGCCATGGCCGAGGATGGAGACGCGCACG CAAAGCTGATTGTGGAGACAGACACATTCGGCAGCCGAGTTCGAATCAAAGGAGCTGAGACAGGATTCTACATCTGCATGAACAGAAGAGGAAAGCTGATTGGCAAG aGCAACGGTCAGGGGAAGGACTGCATTTTCACAGAGATTGTGCTCGAGAACAACTACACGGCTCTCCAGAACGTAAAGTACGAGGGCTGGTACATGGCGTTCACACGCAAAGGAAGACCCCGCAAGGGCTCCAAAACCAGGCAACACCAGCGGGAAGTCCACTTCATGAAGCGGCTGCCCAAAGGACACCACATCGCAGAGCACAGGCCCTTTGATTTCATCAATTACCCTTTCAACAGACGGACTAAACGCACCCGTTACTCAGGAGAGCGCTGA